The nucleotide window ATGCTCGACACGGCGGAACGTTCGGTGGTCGATTTTTCGATTGCGCGGATCATTCACACGCCCGAACACGATGCGATGTGGCGCAAGGTCTGCGCCGCGCTGGCCGCCACCGAAGACCAGCCGTGGATTCGCGCGTTCCGGCCGATCGCGGGCTTCGAACGGCACCGTCAGGCGGGCATCGACTGGCTCGCGACGCTCGGTATGCCCGCATCGATCGATACGTTGCTCGTCACAAACGGTGCGGCGCATGGCATCTTTCTCGCGCTTGCATCGCTCGTGGGCCCCGGCGATACCGTGCTGGCCGAAAGCCTCACCGATCATGGCGTGATCGGTTCGGCCAACGTGCTCGGCTTTACGCTCAAAGGGCTCGAAATCGACGAGTACGGCATTCATCCCGAGCACTTCGAAGAGATGTGCGACAGCGAGCGCATTACCGCGCTCGTCTGCACGCCGACGCTGAACAATCCAACCGTCGCGATGATGCCCGAATCGCGGCGCCGCGCGATTGCGCGTATCGCCGAGCGCTACGGTGTCTATGTGATCGAGGACGGCGTCTACGGTCCGTTGCCCGCGAAGCCGATTCCGCCGATTTCGAGCCTGATTCCCGATCTGTCGTTCTACTGCACGAGCGTGACGAAATCGGTGCTCGCGGGTCTGCGCGTCGGCTATATGACGACGCCGCGCCGCCTTGCGTTGCGCGTCGAAAGCGTGTTGCGCGTGAGCAGCTGGATGGCGACGTCGCCGATGGCCGAAGTCGCGACGCGCTGGATCAACGACGGTACCGCCGCGCGTCTCGTGCAGATCCAGCGCGAGCGGCTCGAAGCGCGTCAGGCCGCACTGCAGCAGGTGCTCGGCGAATACGTGCTTGGTGCGCATCCGCATGCGCTATCCGCGTGGTTGCGTGTGCCGGACCACTGGCAGGCCGACCGCCTCGTGCGCGAATTGCGCAATCGCGAGATTGCCGTGACGTCGCCGGATCCGTTCCTCGTACGCGGCGCGGACCGGCCGAACGCGGTGCGTTTGTGCGTGGGTGCGGAGGTTGGGGAAGACACCTATCGCGATGCATTGCAAACCATGCGCGACGTGTTCGAGCAATATCCGCAAGTGCACGATTTCGGCTGATCAAGGCACGGTGTCCGGTGCCGTACCGCGGCATGCACAGCCGAAATGTACCAGGACAATGGAAATCATTTTGTGCAACATTAGACTGGGCCTCATTCAATGAAGTATCGAAGCCCATGTCTGTTCTCACGCTTGCCGATGTCTACCGCGCGCGCCGTCGTATCGAAGGGCGCGTTTGCCGTACGCCGCTGATCGAATCGGCGTCGCTGTCGGCGCTTGCGCGCACACCGGTTTATCTGAAACTCGAAACCGTTCAACCGACCGGCAGCTTCAAGCTGCGCGGCGCGACGAATGCACTTGCGCGTCTTGCGGAGCAGGGTTGCAAGCGTGTCGTGACCGCATCGACCGGCAACCATGGTCGCGCAGTCGCATATGCGGCCCGGTCGCTTGGCATCGAGACGACCGTGTGCATGTCGTCGCTCGTGCCGGACAACAAGGTCGAAGCGGTGCGCGCGCTCGGCGCTCGCGCACATATCGTCGGCAGGAGTCAGGACGATGCGCAAGCGGAAGCATTGCGCATGACGCGCGAAGAAGGCTTTGCGTATGTGCCGCCGTTCGATCACCTCGACGTGATCGCCGGCCAGGCCACGCTTGGCCTCGAGATTGTCGAAGCGCTGCCCGATGTCGCGAATATCGTCGTGCCGTTGTCGGGCGGCGGCCTGTTCGCGGGTGTTGCGTTTGCCGCGAAGCAGATCAGTCCGGCTGTGCGCCTCACGGGCGTGTCGATGGCGCGCGGCGCCGCGATGCATGCGAGCCTCGCAGCAGGCGAGCCCGTACAGGTCGAAGAACTCGAAACGCTTGCCGATTCGCTCGGCGGCGGTATCGGTCTCGAGAATCGCTATACGTTTTCGCTGACGCGCGATCTGATCGACGACCTGCTGTTGCTTGACGAAGCATCGATTGCGCGCGGCGTGGTGCATGCGTACCGCCAGGAGCGGCTCGTTGTCGAAGGTGCGGCGGCGGTCGGCATGGCCGCTTTGCTCGACGGTGCGTTGCGCGGCGATTCGCTGCAGAGCGGTCCGCTCGTGCTGATCGTGACCGGCGCGAATATCGATATCGAGCAGCACCGCCGGGTGGTTGCAGGGTAATCGCCGGTAAGCGCCCGAGGTAATCGCCGAAGTTATCGCCGAAGTAATCGACAACGCACTGGGCAATGACGCCTGCCCGCCGCGACCCGAAACGGACCATCACATGACAGCCATCACTCTGCTAAGCGAAGCCCGGCTTCGCGAACTCGTGCCGCTCGATCTGGCCGCGATCGACCAAGTGGAAGCCGCGTTCGCTTCGCTTGCGACCGAAGCGGTCGCCATGCCGCCGATCCTGCGGCTCGATCTGCCCGAACACAACGGCGAAGTCGACGTAAAGACCGCGTATCTGCCGCGCTTCGACAGCTTCGCGATCAAGGTGAGCCCAGGCTTTTTCGACAACCCGAAACTCGGCTTGCCGAGTCTCAATGGCCTGATGCTCGTCCTGTCGGCGAAAACCGGTTTGACCGAAGCGGTGCTGCTCGACAACGGCTATCTGACTGCGGTGCGCACCGCGGCGGCGGGCGCGGTTGCCGCACGCTGGCTCGCGAAGCGCGCCACGCCGCACGTCGCGGTGCTTGGCGCGGGCGAGCAGGCACGCCTGCAGTTGCAGGCGTTATCGCTCGTGCGGCCGTTCGAGCGGGTAAGCGTTTGGGCGCGTCGGCGCGACAGCGCCGAGCGCTTCGCAAGCGACATCGCGGCG belongs to Paraburkholderia sp. SOS3 and includes:
- the ehuR gene encoding MocR-like ectoine utilization transcription factor EhuR, translated to MIEQWREAVLAVHGVESKYKRLVKAIAGDIESEELSAGTRLPPQRDVASELSISVQTVTNAYKELERQGLIRCEVGRGSFVAERVTEAMSTYMLDTAERSVVDFSIARIIHTPEHDAMWRKVCAALAATEDQPWIRAFRPIAGFERHRQAGIDWLATLGMPASIDTLLVTNGAAHGIFLALASLVGPGDTVLAESLTDHGVIGSANVLGFTLKGLEIDEYGIHPEHFEEMCDSERITALVCTPTLNNPTVAMMPESRRRAIARIAERYGVYVIEDGVYGPLPAKPIPPISSLIPDLSFYCTSVTKSVLAGLRVGYMTTPRRLALRVESVLRVSSWMATSPMAEVATRWINDGTAARLVQIQRERLEARQAALQQVLGEYVLGAHPHALSAWLRVPDHWQADRLVRELRNREIAVTSPDPFLVRGADRPNAVRLCVGAEVGEDTYRDALQTMRDVFEQYPQVHDFG
- a CDS encoding cyclodeaminase; translation: MTAITLLSEARLRELVPLDLAAIDQVEAAFASLATEAVAMPPILRLDLPEHNGEVDVKTAYLPRFDSFAIKVSPGFFDNPKLGLPSLNGLMLVLSAKTGLTEAVLLDNGYLTAVRTAAAGAVAARWLAKRATPHVAVLGAGEQARLQLQALSLVRPFERVSVWARRRDSAERFASDIAARLNVACEVARDPHHAVAEADIAITTTPSTEPLIQAADLHAGLHITAMGSDAEHKNEIAPAALAAVRYICDRASQTRVLGELHHALEAGAVDARATFAELGQVIAGTARGRTSDDEITLCDLTGTGAQDTAIAALALARAREAGAGTLFRNETTRA
- the eutB gene encoding hydroxyectoine utilization dehydratase EutB translates to MSVLTLADVYRARRRIEGRVCRTPLIESASLSALARTPVYLKLETVQPTGSFKLRGATNALARLAEQGCKRVVTASTGNHGRAVAYAARSLGIETTVCMSSLVPDNKVEAVRALGARAHIVGRSQDDAQAEALRMTREEGFAYVPPFDHLDVIAGQATLGLEIVEALPDVANIVVPLSGGGLFAGVAFAAKQISPAVRLTGVSMARGAAMHASLAAGEPVQVEELETLADSLGGGIGLENRYTFSLTRDLIDDLLLLDEASIARGVVHAYRQERLVVEGAAAVGMAALLDGALRGDSLQSGPLVLIVTGANIDIEQHRRVVAG